The Salvia miltiorrhiza cultivar Shanhuang (shh) chromosome 1, IMPLAD_Smil_shh, whole genome shotgun sequence genome has a window encoding:
- the LOC130994569 gene encoding monothiol glutaredoxin-S6-like gives MNTIMKLAGENPVVIFSKNDCCMSHAIDTLIRGYGANPRVYELDQLAEGEQMEKDLMALLGCNPSVPAVFINKDFVGGSNEIISLNIRGKLKPLLIKANAIWV, from the coding sequence ATGAATACCATTATGAAGTTAGCAGGTGAAAATCCGGTGGTGATATTCAGCAAAAACGATTGTTGCATGTCGCATGCAATCGACACACTGATACGTGGGTACGGAGCGAACCCTAGGGTTTATGAGCTCGACCAGCTAGCAGAAGGAGAGCAGATGGAGAAGGATTTGATGGCATTATTGGGGTGCAACCCTAGCGTGCCGGCCGTCTTCATAAACAAGGACTTTGTGGGTGGCTCCAACGAGATCATAAGCCTCAATATTAGAGGCAAGCTCAAACCCTTGCTCATCAAGGCCAATGCTATTTGGGTATAG
- the LOC130994184 gene encoding uncharacterized protein LOC130994184 has product MSHSLSSFAFSLYKHKPFNPELLSRSGGFLVRASSSAAPGIDFSTLESAIAKKDSDGVREALDQLREIGWAKKWSSQPYISRRTTSLRELTTLGLKNAEELAIPSTRNDAAFLFTVVGSTGFLGILAGQLPGDWGFFVPYLVGSISLVVLAIGSISPGLLQAAIGGFSSFFPDYKERIARHEAAHFLVAYLLGLPILGYSLDIGKENVNLIDERLEKLIYSGQLDAKELDRLAVVAMAGLAAEGLQYDKVVGQSADLFTLQRFINRSKPQLSKDQQQNLTRWAVLFAASLIKNNGAMHEALMAAMSNKATVVECIEAIEKAE; this is encoded by the exons ATGTCCCATTCTCTCTCATCCTTCGCATTCTCTCTCTACAAACACAAGCCGTTCAATCCGGAATTGCTGTCGAGATCCGGTGGATTTCTTGTTCGAGCTTCGTCATCAGCTGCTCCGGGTATCGATTTTTCCACCCTCGAATCCGCCATTGCTAAG AAAGATAGTGATGGAGTGAGAGAGGCACTTGATCAGTTGAGGGAAATTGGATGGGCCAAAAAATGGAGTTCTCAACCATATATATCGCGTCGTACA ACATCTCTCCGAGAGCTGACAACTTTAGGTCTGAAGAACGCGGAGGAGCTTGCTATACCTAGCACCAGAAACGAC GCAGCTTTTCTCTTTACTGTGGTTGGCTCAACTGGATTTTTGGGTATTCTTGCAGGCCAGCTTCCTGGG GATTGGGGCTTCTTTGTGCCATACTTGGTCGGGAGCATTTCCTTGGTAGTTCTCGCTATAGGGAGCATCTCCCCGGG GCTGCTTCAGGCTGCAATCGGAGGATTTTCTTCATTCTTCCCAGATTACAAGGAGAGGATTGCTAGACATGAAGCAGCTCATTTCTTAG TTGCATACTTACTCGGCCTTCCCATCCTCGGATATTCACTGGACATCGGAAAAGAGAATGTCAATCTCATCGATGAGAGGCTTGAGAAGCTTATTTACAGTGGACAGCTCGATGCCAAGGAACTAGACAG GTTGGCAGTCGTAGCAATGGCTGGACTGGCTGCAGAAGGTCTACAATACGACAAAGTGGTTGGACAGTCAGCCGATCTTTTCACCCTGCAG AGGTTTATAAACAGGTCTAAGCCACAGCTGAGCAAAGATCAGCAGCAGAACCTGACGCGATGGGCG gtTTTGTTTGCTGCATCTTTGATAAAGAACAATGGAGCTATGCATGAAGCTCTGATGGCAGCGATGTCGAACAAGGCAACAGTTGTTGAATGCATAGAAGCAATTGAGAAGGCTGAGTGA